Proteins encoded within one genomic window of Vanrija pseudolonga chromosome 3, complete sequence:
- the SGF73 gene encoding SAGA-associated factor 73 → MALKLRARDDAPARPAFSFATSPPPVAQDVPGSGAAHPRPPGDFLPERDMHMYGAQPLEVAEPGRSVVRCTRCGRNVLEWAAGDHRRICSHVLDGAPLTVKKTLKADKRVRAGTDDPSGKKRRASEVSPSDSPEASPSKKKQRLLHADVREMVGSDDELDLSALKHMKKSEIKKLQKEHERLKKRAAKEKEREAIAERKRQRASNPLDYDRQCGVINDKGLPCSRSLTCKTHTVGAKRAVQGRTRPYDELFIEWQRAHNPNFKEPVPKKDKEAAKANGGGSGAGSTLGAADRKAAAAKKRRLALDGDDGLRFDEDGHREMEELIRATRICGDRVRTASYAIGSEHKTPSVGGSPPAQAATPSAKAAAPLRTAPSSTGSFSDNLFVSASPWQTTSYEQFSMGDLLTKALAARPRPSQQTGRGSISGASKPGPIVPPLVTPVAPATQGVTA, encoded by the exons atggcGCTCAAGCTgcgagcgcgcgacgacgcgcccgcccgccccgccttCTCGTTtgcgacctcgccgccacccgtCGCGCAGGATGTGCCCGGCTCCGGCGCGGCccacccgcgcccgcccggcgACTTCCTCCCCGAACGCGACATGCACATGTATGGCGCGCAgccgctcgaggtcgccgaaCCCGGCCGCAGCGTCGTGCGCTGCACCCGCTGCGGGCGCAACGTCCTCGAGTGGGCTGCGGGTGACCACAGGC GCATCTGCTcgcacgtcctcgacggcgcgccactCACGGTGAAGAAGAcgctcaaggccgacaagcgcgtgcgcgcgggcACCGATGACCCTAGTGGAAAGAAGcgtcgcgcgagcgagg TCTCTCCGTCCGACTCGCCAGAAGCGAGCCCCtccaagaagaagcagcgTTTGCTCCACGCCGACGTACGTGAGATGGTgggctcggacgacgagctcgacctgaGCGCTCTTAAACATATGAAAAAGAGCGAGATTAAAAAACTGCAgaaggagcacgagcgacTCAAGAAGCGCGCAGcaaaggagaaggagcgAGAGGCGATTgcggagcgcaagcgccaGCGTG CGTCCAACCCGCTCGACTACGACCGCCAATGCGGTGTCATCAACGACAAGGGGCTCCCGTGCTCGCGTTCGCTCACTTGCAAGACGCATACTGTcggcgccaagcgcgccgtccAGGGCCGCACTCGTCCCTACGACGAGCTCTTTATCGAGTGGCAGCGTGCCCACAACCCCAACTTCAAAGAGCCCGTGcccaagaaggacaaggaggccgccaaggccaacggcgGTGGCTCGGGTGCCGGCTCgaccctcggcgcggcggaccgcaaggccgccgcggcaaagaagcgccgcctcgcgctcgacggcgacgacggcctccgcttcgacgaggacggccaccgcgagatggaggagcTCATCCGCGCCACCCGTATCTGCGGCGACCGTGTGCGCACGGCATCGTACGCGATCGGCAGCGAGCACAAGACGCCGTCCGTTGGCGGCAGCCCTCCTGCCCAGGCGGCAACGCCCTccgccaaggccgctgcCCCGCTCCGCACtgccccgtcgtcgaccggcaGCTTCAGCGACAACCTCttcgtctcggcgtcgccgtggcAGACGACGTCGTACGAGCAGTTCTCGATGGGCGACCTCCTCaccaaggcgctcgccgcccgcccccgcccgtcCCAGCAGACGGGCCGCGGCTCCATCTCGGGCGCGTCAAAGCCCGGCCCCATTGTCCCGCCGCTCGTCAcccccgtcgcgccggcgacccAGGGCGTCACGGCCTGA
- the SPCC16C4.22 gene encoding Putative transcription factor — protein sequence MQAEYEDDGNHQYAETSSAAHAPAGEAEHSAGEEDDGEGGERPQKKKRIIKSRQSLAEKKIGTTLFPISRIKRIIKADKELDMMSAEATFLVAVATEYFIKHFMEEGYMKARLEKRRIVNYKDMANVVERSEEFEFLKDVIPLPITMSEALELRKKKLAQADESESSSSEEDEPPRAGPSKARRQSEHERTSDAGSGSGAERNGVTVAGHGDLPPLALSTNPLFPNAIVKRPSNTHARAAVPQPPKQVAAPPPPPTPRVHTGKNAPSTPHSLTTRGSARRSLNQQAPEQADPSPSSNRRGAEPIEVDDE from the exons ATGCAGGCCGAGTACGAAGACGACGGAAACCACCAGTACGCGgagacgagctcggcagcgcaCGCGCCCGCAGGGGAGGCGGAGCACtctgccggcgaggaggatgacggcgagggcggtgagc GCCcgcagaagaagaagcgtATTATCAAGTCACGCCAGTCGCTTGCCGAGAAGAAGATTGGCACGACGCTCTTCCCCATCTCGCGCATCAAGAGAATCATCAAGGCGgacaaggagctcgacatgatgagcgccgaggcgacgttCCTTGTCGCCGTGGCCACG GAATACTTTATCAAGCACTTCATGGAGGAGGGATACATGAAGGCGCGCCTTGAGAAGCGCAGGATCGTCAACTACAAGGACATGgccaacgtcgtcgagcggtCCGAGGAGTTTGAGTTTTTGAAGG ACGTCATCCCTTTGCCGATCACAATgtccgaggcgctcgagctgcgcaagaAGAAGCTTGCGCAGGCGGACGAGagcgagtcgtcgtcgtcggaagaggacgagccgccgcgcgccggcccgtcAAAGGCCCGCAGGCAGTCGGAGCACGAGCGCACCAGCGACGCCgggagcggcagcggcgccgagcgcaacgGGGTCACAGTCGCAGGGCACGGcgacctgccgccgctcgcgctgtCGACCAACCCCCTCTTTCCCAACGCCATTGTCAAGCGCCCGTCCAACAcgcacgcgcgtgcggcggTCCCGCAGCCCCCGAAGcaggtcgcggcgccgcccccgccccccacgCCGCGTGTGCACACGGGCAAGAACGCTCCG TCGACACCACACAGTCTCACCACCCGcggctcggcacgccgcagccTCAACCAGCAGGCACCAGAGCAGGCCGACCCATCACCATCGTCCAACCGTCGAGGCGCCGAGCCCAtcgaggttgacgacgagTAG